From Streptomyces fungicidicus, one genomic window encodes:
- a CDS encoding pyrophosphohydrolase domain-containing protein: MSSSPAELVRDFHRTFGLDARDTPSEVSPELAAHRGELLAEEAGEVAEVSVTGPLDRLAHELADVVYVAYGTALVHGIDLDAVIAEIHRSNMTKVGPDGRISRRADGKVLKGDHYEAPDVSAVLRRQGWAPGGDA; this comes from the coding sequence ATGAGTTCTTCGCCCGCCGAACTGGTCCGTGACTTCCACCGCACCTTCGGGCTGGACGCCCGGGACACACCGTCCGAGGTCTCCCCGGAACTCGCCGCCCACCGCGGTGAGCTGCTCGCCGAGGAGGCCGGCGAGGTCGCCGAGGTGTCGGTGACGGGGCCGCTCGACCGGCTCGCGCACGAACTGGCCGACGTCGTCTACGTCGCGTACGGCACGGCGCTGGTCCACGGCATCGACCTCGACGCGGTGATCGCCGAGATCCACCGGTCCAACATGACCAAGGTCGGTCCCGACGGGCGGATCAGCCGGCGGGCCGACGGCAAGGTGCTCAAGGGCGACCACTACGAGGCCCCGGACGTCTCGGCGGTGCTGCGCCGGCAGGGATGGGCGCCGGGCGGGGACGCCTGA
- a CDS encoding DUF7010 family protein, with product MTPTQPVPSSGDAECLTLTRQLRRRGTLVLSVFALLWAFAGASGTGAATDAVPLSIEVAAVLVTAAAVYLGHRAGAAPSPRSVRLPENWARGVGIVNGVEVAAIVAVIAAANGSGRPELVPAGVALVVGLHFFPLARLYDQWQYRWTAALLTAVAVVGLVLAGAGLTAGSVRIVVGLGCAAVLWAAAYHLALRG from the coding sequence ATGACGCCCACCCAGCCGGTCCCCTCCTCCGGGGACGCCGAATGTCTCACGCTCACCCGGCAGTTGCGGCGCAGAGGAACTCTCGTCCTGTCCGTGTTCGCCCTGCTCTGGGCCTTCGCGGGGGCCTCCGGCACGGGCGCGGCGACGGACGCCGTGCCGCTGTCCATCGAGGTGGCGGCCGTCCTGGTCACCGCGGCCGCGGTCTACCTGGGACACCGTGCGGGGGCGGCGCCGTCGCCCCGCTCGGTGCGCCTGCCGGAGAACTGGGCGCGCGGCGTCGGGATCGTCAACGGCGTCGAGGTGGCGGCCATCGTCGCCGTGATCGCCGCGGCCAACGGCTCCGGCCGTCCCGAACTCGTCCCGGCCGGCGTCGCGCTCGTCGTGGGGCTGCACTTCTTCCCGCTCGCCCGCCTCTACGACCAGTGGCAGTACCGGTGGACGGCCGCCCTGCTGACCGCCGTGGCGGTCGTCGGCCTCGTGCTGGCCGGGGCCGGTCTGACGGCCGGGAGCGTGCGGATCGTCGTGGGCCTCGGGTGCGCGGCGGTGCTCTGGGCCGCCGCCTACCACCTGGCCCTGCGGGGCTGA